A section of the Pseudomonadota bacterium genome encodes:
- the rdgC gene encoding recombination-associated protein RdgC, with amino-acid sequence MSLLSSSVSINRYHVEGKINDSILEVVREGLIKYSFKEFEEESSEKIIGWTSFNNHFNPDFTGSSFIIDDAFVFSLRIDKKSLSSKITRKFYHLEMAKQLEKSGRDYLTANEKKQIKEHVLNVLYLRIPATPSIFDVVWHFEKSVLWFFSSNKAANEELEILFQTSFKHRLIKIFPFFKADLLLGLKESERDKLSGLSPSVFME; translated from the coding sequence ATGAGTTTATTATCATCTTCTGTATCTATAAACAGGTATCATGTCGAGGGAAAAATAAACGATTCTATTTTAGAAGTCGTTAGAGAAGGTTTAATAAAATATTCTTTTAAAGAATTTGAAGAAGAATCTTCAGAAAAGATTATCGGATGGACATCTTTTAATAATCATTTCAACCCTGATTTTACAGGTTCTTCTTTTATTATTGATGATGCTTTTGTTTTTTCGTTAAGAATAGATAAAAAATCCTTGTCATCAAAAATAACTCGAAAATTTTATCATCTGGAAATGGCCAAGCAGCTTGAAAAAAGCGGCCGCGATTATTTAACGGCAAATGAAAAAAAACAAATAAAAGAACATGTTTTAAATGTTCTTTATCTTAGAATACCGGCAACACCTAGTATATTTGACGTTGTATGGCATTTTGAAAAATCTGTGCTCTGGTTTTTTTCAAGCAATAAAGCTGCTAATGAAGAACTGGAAATCCTTTTTCAAACATCTTTTAAACATCGTCTTATTAAAATATTTCCCTTTTTTAAAGCGGATTTATTATTGGGACTTAAAGAATCAGAAAGAGATAAGCTTTCCGGTTTATCTCCCTCAGTTTTTATGGAATAA